TGCACTCAATGACATTGTAGACGCCCTGGGGGACCGCATCTTCAGTCTGGAAGGTGAGAAGAGGCACTGGACTGACAAAAAAGATACGAACAGCAAACCAACCATGTAAAAACCAACCAGCAACACAGTCTCCCTATTAAACCATGTTGTAGGACCCATGTAGTTCATAAATGTAGTCAAATACAAGTGGAAGGTGGCTTGgtacattacatttttgggACATACAGTGCCAGGAAGGCAGGaggaatagttttttttgtgaagatgGTGTATGATGTCACCTAGCCTGTAAGGGAGTGGACATTTGTGAAAAGGTGAAGAGGTAAAAGAGAAATTGTGCATGTGCAGGAAGAAGGATGCTCCACCTCAATTCtagagaaggaaggaaggggggCTTCAGGGTGAGGAACAGCAGAGAAAGATGTGTTGGTGATGGTAGAACCTGGGGCTCCTGAGGGAGGTCGTGTATGAAGCAGCCATATAATGCTGTggttttgtatgtgtttattaaaataatagagaatatttgtatatttttgtatgaCAGGAACACTTGGATACAACAAGAGCTCATTTGTGATGGAAATGTCTCAGATTGGCTTCTCCACACATATCCTTGATGTAAGTAAAGCTGGATTTGGGATTAGAtgagttttttctgtttatgcaACAAAGCTCTTAGATAATCCACAAATACAACATCATTGGCAGAAATAATGTCAGAACTGGActctttttatataattttttggaTCAAGGGCTGTACTGGATCGTTCCTGGGAATAGTTTTTGGGATTTTGTCCAATAGAAACACTAACCTTTTCattagttaattaattattattaaattagttATTTTCCAAGCATTGagtcgataaaaaaaaaaaaatgattctcaTCTTTGTGCTTTTTGGTACTACAGGATGGTATCCTCTTTGGGATGGTAGGGGCGTATGACTGGGAGGGAGGGGTGCTGAAGCAGACCAGGAACGGTGACATTGTGCCCTCCCGTGAGGCATTTGAGAGCGAGTTCCCTCTGGAGCTGAAGAACCACGCTGCTTACCTGGGTAAAACTCTGCCTGGCTGAAAAACCTTTCACACACattcggtgtgtgtgtctgtgctgtgttgtaTCGAAATTTTACACAAGTGCTGCAGAGGGAGGAAACTGTTTATTTCATTACACGTGTCTGCTGTGTGTTGTAGGTTACACCGTGTCCTCAGTCACAGTTGGCGATTGGAAGAGGTTGTATGTTGCTGGAGCGCCACGGttcaaacacaaaggaaaagtCATCTTGTTTGACCTCAGTGTCTATGGGGACGTTATCATCTCACAGGCCCTGAATGGAGAGCAGGTTTATTTATCTGTCTTTACTTCTTTTCTGTTAAAACCGTTGTTATTTGCTCATGATTGATCATCATTGTTGATTATTAAATAGCTGATATTTGAGCTAGACATAAAATGCACTTTCACACAGGAGCAATATAAAATTTATAATAACCTTTTAATAACCTATTTTCCACAATCACAGTCAGGAAGACTGTGCACTGAATGATGCTATATTCAATATAAGTTCATTTTTGTCAATATATTCATACCTATTTATTCCTCTCCTTCTTGATAATCatgtcagtgtaaaaaaaatagtaaattcaatttacatttacatttacatttacatttacatttacatttacagcatttatcaggcgcccttatccggagcgacttacaatcagtagttacagggacagtctccctggagccactcagggttaagtgtcttgctcagggaaatgATGGTTGtaggcgggatttgaacctgggtcttctggttcatagacgagtgtgttacttactaggctactaccaccacattttaAGCAATTCCATGCTTAAAATGTTCCAATTACAAGCAATTACCATGAGCAATCATGTTCACATGCATGTTCACATTATACCAATGAAAAGTTCTGAACTTTCTCACATCAGATTGGCTCGTATTACGGCAGTGAGGTGTGCGGTGTGGATGTAGACCATGATGGGATAACTGATGTTCTGCTGGTGGCTGCGCCCATGTTCCTTGGTGCTGGGAACAAGGAGACTGGGAGGGTTTATATGTACAGTCTAGATGGGGTGAGTTCAGACCCACATAGGGTATGCATAGACCaacccacacagacagaacTGTTCATTTATTCACTGTTGTTATTTAGAAATTAATTTCCCCTTTTTATCAAATATGATCTACTCAAATAAGATTTACTCCAAAAATCTGCCACAGGACCAATTTTCTCCTAATGGGACTCTGCGGTCTCAGCCAAAGGCCCAAGATGCCCGCTTTGGTTATGCCATGGCTGTAGCACCTGACCTCAACCAGGATGGCTATGCTGACCTGCTGGTTGGGGCACCACTAGAGGATAACCACCAGGGAGCGTTATATGTTTACCATGGTGATGAGTTTTACATCATCCCACAGTATAAACAGGCAAGCTCAACAAGACATATGTtccatttctctctgtgtggTCCCCTTTCTCTCTTCAGCCATAAtcgctctttctttctgtttgacTGCAGAGAATCCCAGGTTCTACTCTTTCTCCTGGGCTTCAGTACTTTGGTCGGAGTGTCAGCTCACAGATAGATCTGGATGGAGATGACCTGCTGGATCTGTCAGTTGGCGCCCAGGGCAATGCCATTCTTCTTAGGTATCAGTGCATCAACACCAATTAACCCTGGGCCTCCCATTTTCACCATtgctaaaatctttttttaattgtctctCTCTAGCTCTCGCAGCATCGTCCAGATCAATGTGAGTCTGTCCTTCCAGCCTCACTCTATAAACGTCATCCAGAAGAACTGCCAACAGGGTGGGCGAGAATCAGCCTGCGTCACTGCCGTGGCTTGTTTCATCACTAATTCACGCTTCCCCCATGCCAACAGAATCAACTTTGGTACTTACACAGTTCTTCCTCAACCTAGGGAAACATTTctcattaatattcatgaatatttcatgtcaGACCATTTGCATCATGTCCCCGTCCCTTCCCTGAGCAGAGCTGCAAGTCAAAGCCTTGCTGGATGACTGGAAGTTCTCCACACGGGCGCTGTTTGACAAGAACTCCCAGAGGCAGACCGTGACTGGGGTTTGGGTTCGCGTTGGGGAGACTGTGTGCCATGACCTGCCCTTCCATGTGTTTGTGAGTCagcgttacatttacatttacaggatttaccagacgcccttacaaccagtatttacagggacagtccccccctggagacactcagggttaagtgtcttgctcagggacacgatggtagtaagtggggtttgaacctgggacttctggttcacaggcgagtgtgttacccactaggctactagcacctttAGCATCACTTTCTGTTCAGATATAATCCACTCTACACAATAGACTTGTTCATTCTTGTGTCTTTCCAGTAATGCTGTCAAGATTCACACTTAAATTTAAGTGtggcatgaaaaatatttttacatttacgttttaaaaatattttaatatgaagcAGAATTTAATTTAAGAGTGAAGTAGAGGACAGAACTAAGTGTCAACTGTGCATTTTTCTATCCTTTAATGGCTCTGTGTGACATTTTGTGCCATTCCAACTGTGGTTCTGTCTGCTTTCTGCTCTAATAGGACACAGCAGACTACATTCGGCCAATCAGCTTCTCGCTGCGGTTCGAGATCAATGACGCTGAGAGTGGCCCCGTGCTGGATGAAGGCTGGCCTACCGcactcaagcagtttgtgagcACTGCTGCACTGCCTAATTACACACAATAAAGTATaaagagaacaaagaaaaagaacagaaggcATGCCAGTCtcataaaatgtctaatttcaaaCAGATACAGAAAGATACGTTTTATAAATGCGTACTGGTTTGTGTCCACGTCTTTAATCtactagtttttatttaatgtgctttttcttcatttcttgcATAGATCCCTTTCTTCAAAGACTGTGGGGAAGATGATATCTGTGTGACCGACCTTGTGCTACAGGCCCATATGGACATCAGTGGGACGAGGTACCACGATTTAACCtgataatgtttttatgaaggCCTCACCAGCCACAGAATGAATATTTGCTGGTCCTGTACACAGAATGGAAATCTGCTGTGATGTTAATGTTGTGGACTTCCTCCACCCTTTGATTACTACCCATGTTCTATCTTTGAATGTTTTGAAGCTGTTTAGTCAAGTCACCATAGCTACAGACATGTTTGTCTCTTGGTTTTTAATGATGGCACATTTGATGCCACAAAAAGTACCAACAGAGCACTCCATGCTCAGAAAAGGAATGGAGTCTATTTCAATTCTGTAAAATCCCTTTATTGCAGCCTAAACTTCCCAAAAGCAAGAACTCCCGGTATTATAcccactactcacaataagttagggatattctgagagacttagtggacgTCATACATACGGTGTTGGTTTCTCTTCAGACATTTTGGGGATAGGGAGGCAACTGTGTTGGGGCGATAAAAACgccacattttgtgttttccatgtaatggtctcattgtgtaggtgtgtaccttatattggggccaataccaagagacaagctttctcaatgtggcatcaacaTTCAGGGGTTATAAAAAGCTgctattgtcagtaagtcatcattcaaacagccatgaacacacgacggacgagcagcgtcacctggccatggcgtgAACTTGGTGGGACAGATTTTATTGGGGgttatatatattaaactattgaaaattgtgtttcttcgcatacattattagtaataataaaagggaacttttacttatttcattcaaattcagaGGAAATAGGAAAAGCCCTcttgtaaataacaatatccctaacgtattgtgagtagtgtaaaGGTTATTCGCTGGTTAATGATATGCTATGCGCCGGTAGGCAGAAGCCCTTCGTGGTCCGCAGCCCTCGGCGACGTCTTGCTGTGGTTGTGCAGCTAGAGAACCGTCTGGAGAACGCCTACAACACCAGCCTGACCCTTCAGTACTCTAGAAACCTGCATTTCTCCAGTCTGAGCATACGGGTACTTCACGTCCTCTGTCTTCAACACACGCCCGAGCTTCGAGTGTGATGGGAATAATCGTGTCCCTTGTCCTGTCTGCAGGACGAAACCCAGGTCAAGATCGAATGCACGGCTCTCAGCTCCAACAGCCACTCCTGCAACGTCAGCTACCCGGTGTTCCGCTCTCAGTCCAAGGTGTGTGGACAAAGTCTGCTGAAGTGGACAGCTGTGCACCTCAgagtcatctctctctctctctctctctctctctctctcagctgaACCTCATGTTGGAGTTCGAGTTCAGCTGCACGTCTCTCATCAGCAAGATTCAGATGAAGCTCGAAGCGTTCAGGTGCCTGTCTTTGTCCTGTGCACATGGTGCCACTTTAATCGCACACTCCATTGAGGAAAGGACGGGAACATTCATTCTTTTTAACAGTGACAgcgtggagctggaggagacgCTCGCGGACAACCTTGTTCAGCTGCAGACGGTGGTACGATATGAGCCAGACCTGTTCATTACCAGGTCTGTTATCAAGCCTCCTTTTCTCAATTCTCAATTTCCTGTTCCCTTCATCACTCTCCTGATTACACTGGATGCCAGGAGACAAGACAAAACCTGAATCATGCAGCAATAATAAAGTCATCGTCTCGACGCCGCCCTTCcagacgcaaccctccccatttaccaaGAAACACAGTTACACGCACCCCCAGTTTACGTCAAAGTAAAGTGGAACGTACATTTCATTCAGCCTTTTATGTTATTCATTTccttccagtgagtccaaccTGAATCGTTATGAGGTCCATCCCACCCGGACAGCTTCAGAGGGAACCGGGCCCGAGTTTTACACACACTTCAGGGTACATTTAACCTGGGAAacctcagaaacacacactgcacaattGGCAGGTCGCTGAATGCGATTTTGTGTATACAGTTGCAGAACCTTGGCTGCTATGTGGTCCGTAACCTGGAGCTCTGGGTAAACCTGCCCTCAGTAGCAGCAGGAGAAGGGCTCTTCATGTCTGTAGTGGATGTCTTTTCTCATAATGTGAGTGACATGCCTCCGTCTGTTCCACGTTTGCTGAATATAGTGCACCGGTTCTAATGTACTCTGATGGCGTTTCAGGCATCAGGTGTGAACTGCAGCATTAGAAGTGACCTGTCACAATTACAAAACAGCCAGAAAGATGTCCGTCCCCTTCATCCAGAGGACATGCTGAAGACAGAGAAGCTTGTGAGGACATGTCCATCCTCTGCACACTTCACTTGTTAATATGATGCTGTTCTTATTGCACAGATTATGTTTGCATCGTTGTAAATAGGGATACAGGAAGGGGTGCAAGACTTCAATACTGATGATGTAGTGCACAGCgtacagaaaaagaacagatcAACATACTGTTAGTGGTAGCTAGTAATCTTACTTGACTGATATTGAATACTGGGATCAGTGCACCCACAGTTAATGGGTTGGCATTGCAGGAAGCTCTGACACCCTGCTGGTTGTCTGGCCTCTGATCCTGCAGAACTGCAGCAGGTCGTGGTGTGTAGAGGTGGTCTGCCAGGTCCAGCAGCTGCTCGGGGGTCAGTCGGCGCTCATCCGAATCACCAGGAGAGTTCACGACGACTTTTTCAGACAGGTGAGGCGGGAAAAGCAGCTTTAGGGAGTGGGAGAAAAACAAGGGACACCAGGCTGATGTTTCTGTTCCGTTCTCATCAGGCAAAGTTTAAAGCTGTGCAGATTGTTGGGTCCTACAGAATAGCTGCTAAAGAGTCCAGTCTGGTTACGTTGGGAAGTGCTGCCATCTGGAGGGAGGTGAGAGAATTGCAGATTTGATTTTGCATGAAACCttctacatttttgtgtttcagtTCTCTGTACTTAGTGAACATCAAAttctttcaaaaagaaaaaggcacaaaCCAGCTAATCTACTATCTCACGGGTTTTCAACCCAATTCAAATTCTGCTTCATCCATTGGTCCCTCAAGGAATTACCTACCATTGGGAACGAATTTCAAATGCTCTtattaaatgtcaaaaacaGCCTTGACTTTGTGTGTGGTGTAGACGGTGCTGGAGGTACTGAAGGGTCGCACCATCCCCATCTCTCTATGGATCCTGATTGGCAGCATCATTGGTGGACTGCTGCTACTTGCCCTCATCATCTTCATTCTCTGGAAGGTAAAGGAATGCTTCTGCGGAAGGGAGTACCATCTTTACAACAGCAATGGAGGCTTTTATTTAAACCTCCTCAGACTCTATTTCACACACCTGACATCTGCAGATGgtacctgatttaaaaaaaaaattctcatccTCAGTTGGGCTTCTTcgcaagaaaacagaaaaacgaTGAGAACGAGAACGTGGATGAGTGAACCCCCATCACCATGACGATTGGCTgcaaaaatggataaaataaaacaagaatgcCGCCGGCCCCTCGTCTACCTGCACTAATGGCCACAGAACATTCCAGAAGCACCGGACTTTTGGCCACAATTCCTAATCCCTCCCTCCACCCAGATTGGAAACTGGACCTCTACATTTGAGGCGAGTGGGAGAGACCCTTTGGCTTTGTAACTATGTGCATATTTCCAAAAAGTACATCTATTTAATATTCCGTCACaccacaggattttttttttgcagttttgttcattgttttgGAGAATTTGAATAAAGTTTTTGGATATTAAAGTTAAATGTTTCACTTCAGTTACTTATTATACTTCATATTAAAACCGATCACGGTACAGATCAGTCATTCCTTCATTAATCCTACTACCATTTTCTAGCAGGTGTAGCGTCTCAACCAaacagaatattttatttacaaactcaaaCATGGTAATAATCTGATGTACAGATTCATGTTCAGATACAAAAAACCAAGGTCAGCTCACAGAATGGCTCCACTTGTAAgaagaataaaatgaatgtgtggCGTGGAGAAGAATCCAGGTACAACAATTTCAACATCTGGTCacatatttcagatatttctgCTGCTTATTTCATAAGTTCTCTTCCAGTTGTCAGTGTGAAGTCTTGGTGGAACTTATATAAGATTCCAGTAGAAATATCGTCTCATCCACCTGGTTCTCACTCGAGTCCATCCTGCAGGGGTAAAAGAATGAGTAAGGCATTACAGAAATAACACCTACATACATAGACTTAAAAAAGTGCCTCTGCCTGCACCACACTCTATCATAGCTGTAGATCtagtattcatttacatttataggacgcctttatccagagccggagacactcagggttaagtgtcttgctcagggacactatggtagtaagtggggtttgaacctgggtcttctggtccatagacaagtgtgttacccgccaggctacattcatcatttacacacacacacacacacacacacacacacactactgctcATAGGTTTAGGATCATAAATAATCAGACAAAAtctgaaataagtaaaaacttGAACCCACTTTTGCTGATGCGCTACATATAGTATGAATtttgccagttttattgcttctttaatctgTGCAATTTTCAGCTCTACTAACAATTTGTTAATGGTTTAACTAACTAAGCTTTTCAGTGACAGATTTGTGTTGATAAACCCAGCGTTCCACTGGAACTAACGCTCCTCTCTACATGCATGCAGATTGGCCATtactggcccattaccgcagtttcggcgtagcgacgagacctgtagctgctcctcgacataaatcgctggttgtcggagtggtgtccaaaaaataaagtgggctttattaataactggccagcatttagggggaagcctggtctttttgggcgagacggcatccaccccaactgggcgggcgccactcagttgtctaaaaaattggctcatagtcttagaaccaaaaaacaaaactgactcgccagagccgagaccaggcagcagacagaccggctaaaccgagcgtctgccatttgcgtagagtcgccacccagcgtgtacaatattgacactgtgtctgtacctcgctctattaaaacaagagattctacaagaaacattaataaaactcataaatatgctgacactgtgtctgttccacggactgggcggggtgtctgtttcagcaacttactacccgttactattactacttctgaacctaccaccagcacccccggcataagaataggattattaaatgttagatcccttacacctaaaacgctcattgtcaatgaaatgattacagatcaggggtttgatgtactgtgcctcaccgaaacttggttaaaacaaaatgaatttgtagcattgaacgagtctagtcctcctggatacagctatgtacaccaacctcgcttaactggaagaggaggtggcgtcgcagtaatttataaggataacctcggtattactcataaacccggacaaggatttaactcttttgagattctatataccaatataactcatgtagtctcacaaaataaaaatcattccaaattcattccatttattattatttatagaccccctggaccttattctgagtttcttagtgaatttacagattttgtctccaacttagttgtatctgtggataaagccctaattatCGGTGACTTTAACaaccactgtgataaattagaagactcactaagaaccgcattcctgtctttattagactcagttggagttaaccaacatataacaggacctactcacgaaggtggtcacacgctcgatcttgtgttgaccttcggtttaaatatagaagatatagttactcttccgcaatctgaaatggtctcagatcatttcctcatcacttttaaaatatgtctcagacacaacaaactcaatccccctcgttatagagacaaacggacaattacatcaagtacggcacagaggtttattaataccttaccagatttatcaacgctgataaactcacagtcaaaccccgctgaacttgaccaagcgaccaaatgtctagaattaacactgcgtagtacgttagatatagtcgctcccctcaaaaggaagatagtaagagataaaaacttaattccttggtataatgatcacacgcgctcgcttaagaagaccgcccggaaattagaacgcaaatggcgtcaaagtaaattaaacatattccgaatagcgtggaaggagagcctacttaactataagaaggctcttagcacggctcgatcaacatatctgtcctcgttaatagacatgaacaaaaataatcccggattcctgtttaaaactatagccaaactaaccaggaataagacagaaacggatactaacactcaatatcatcatagtagcgatgattttatgaatttctttcatacgaaaattgtcgcaaatagagagaagataaaaagcacaacaaatagctccgccgatatttccatggaaaataatcttctaatagaccaccgattagaacgattcaaccctattaaatacctagactgtaacaacatccatgaagtatatcaatcaggatttagaccccatcatagcactgagacagcgctggttaaagtggttaatgacctgctgttggcctctgatcagggacgcatctcgctgcttgtcctgcttgatctgagtgcagcgtttgacactattgatcacgctattctccttgccaggtcagagaatgttatcgggattaagggaacagcccttgaatggttcagatcatatttgaccaaccgatatcagtttgtggacatcaatggtgtttcatcttcacatagtaaagtagagtttggtgttccacaaggttctgtcctaggtccgttacttttttctctatacatgttacctttaggcgacgtcatccgcaaacacggtattagctttcattgctacgctgacgacacacagctgtatctgtcagcaatgccagaccagaggcagcagctgaacaaaatagagaattgtctgaaggacattagacagtggatgctcaccaactttctcctgctaaaccctgacaagacagaagcgctcgtaatcgggcctcaagcagccaggcataaactgactacaccctggatagcctttctatctcactgagtattgaagtgaaggatctaggtgtcatcattgatgcaggtctctcattcagttcacacgtagataatgtcactagaatagcattctttcaccttagaaatattgcgaaaataagaaatatcatttcaatgcatgatgcagaaaagttgttccatgcatttattacatcaaggttagattactgcaatgcattactgtctggatgttctagtaggtgcatgagtaaactccagctggtacagaatgctgcagccagagttctaactagaaccaggaaatttgaccacatcaccccagtcttacaatcactgcactggttacccatcaaatttaggattgactacaaaattctacttttgacctataaagctctaaatggtctcgccccacagtacctgagtgaacttttggttctttacgaaccgccacgcccccttcgatcaatgggtgcggggtcactactggtaccaaaggtgcagaaggtcacagctgggagcagatccttctcctatagagctccgcagttgtggaacagcttgcctgtcagtgtccgggattcagacacagtctcagtgtttaaatccaatctcaaaacctatctgggtaccgggccactgtagcaccaatataccactataaccacatatttcagtatcggtggtacagtgcaaccgtctgccgctgcttctgtttgtttttctccgagacacggaatcaagcgtccagactactggcagaccccagtgaagagaccagcaaataaatcctggttcctgacaactgcttaacaaggacataccatgatacaaaccagagggtcaccacagccaccaccaccattacaactacagcttcagggatcttcaaatggaccagtaacatcgttacagacaccttatctagaccatgacactgactacatcctggacttctccaaccctacaactgtaggacttatcattatatcatatccaaccctgcactgacaccatttgcaggctcactctaccctggaagggggtccctctctgtatcactccttcccaacgtttcttcctctctttttttctctctcctagagttttttttgtgtggagtttttccttgtgtgcagaagggtcaagtgtggggggtgtcaactgtagggcctgtcaaagcccattgagacatactgtatgtgattttgggctatataagaaataaatggtgTTAATGTTGAATAATTAACAGGCATTTCCAGTTATTTACACCATCTTTAGACTGGAGATTTCCCCCTTTACTGTGCTGATGTACTGTACTTGTTGATGTGGTGTTTCAGCGCCTCCAGCTGCTGTCTCTCCGGAGCAGTGATCATCTCCTCCACCTCAGTAAGCTGGGCAGGCTCCGCCCCACTCACTTGCAGAGATGCCAGGATCGCCTCGATTCGCTGAGACTTTTCCAAGTGACGTCTGCCAATCAAAGTGGTTTCGTGACCACACTGTGTTAATATAAATGTCCTTATATtaacagacaggaagacagaaaCAGGAACTCACTTATTTTCTCTCGTCTCAAAGAGGCGTCGCTCTATAAGGTTTCCCACCGTCTGTAAGGCAGCCAGTAGAGACATTAGAAATCTGCAGCCGATATACGCTAGAGAAGCGCAGTAGCGGGCGTGACCTTGTAGCAGTGCTGCAGCAGCATCCTCGCCGTAGGCAGCTGGTTGACCGTGTACAGGTAGAAGGTACGAGAGGGAGCATGGTCTGGGGTTTTAGGAATCTCCTTCAGAGAGTCAACAAGAAGCATGAGCGTCAATGAATTACAATTCATTTATATCTGCTAGCTACAGGTTTTGGATGTTCTGGACAGAAAGTGCGGCTCAATTGAAACGTGTAAATCGTTTCCATAATGagtgaagtggaagtgaagtgattgtcacacacagtgaaatgtgtcctctgtatttaaccatcacccttggtgagcagtgggcggccatgacaggcgcccggggagcagtgtgtggggacggtgctttgctcagtggcaccttggcagatcgggattcgaaccggcaaccttctgattacggggccgcttccttaaccgctaggccaccgctgccccaagaAAGAAAGTTTAAATATATAG
This genomic stretch from Denticeps clupeoides chromosome 5, fDenClu1.1, whole genome shotgun sequence harbors:
- the LOC114789851 gene encoding LOW QUALITY PROTEIN: integrin alpha-10-like (The sequence of the model RefSeq protein was modified relative to this genomic sequence to represent the inferred CDS: inserted 2 bases in 2 codons; deleted 2 bases in 2 codons), with translation MELKRYLLLLKSFLLLRGLCESFNIDVKRPRIFSGPEDALFGXTVLQHEAGGEKSMLVGAPWDGPPNNXKGDVYRCMLGNERNSNCSKVNLGEAALQNLTRNLKNSHLGMTLTPDSPDGFLACAPLWSQECGTSVFSTGICASVADDMEPRETIAPTAQRCTTYMDIVIVLDGSNSIYPWYEVQNFLSNILSKFHISPEQMQVGVLQYGEISVHEWSLRDYQSTEEVVEAAKNISRQEGRETRTAYAIQMACTEAFSPERGAREGATKVMIVVTDGESHDGEELPEALAECEQRNITRYAIAVLGHYIRRQQDPETFINEIKYIASDPDEKYFFNVTDEAALNDIVDALGDRIFSLEGTLGYNKSSFVMEMSQIGFSTHILDDGILFGMVGAYDWEGGVLKQTRNGDIVPSREAFESEFPLELKNHAAYLGYTVSSVTVGDWKRLYVAGAPRFKHKGKVILFDLSVYGDVIISQALNGEQIGSYYGSEVCGVDVDHDGITDVLLVAAPMFLGAGNKETGRVYMYSLDGDQFSPNGTLRSQPKAQDARFGYAMAVAPDLNQDGYADLLVGAPLEDNHQGALYVYHGDEFYIIPQYKQRIPGSTLSPGLQYFGRSVSSQIDLDGDDLLDLSVGAQGNAILLSSRSIVQINVSLSFQPHSINVIQKNCQQGGRESACVTAVACFITNSRFPHANRINFELQVKALLDDWKFSTRALFDKNSQRQTVTGVWVRVGETVCHDLPFHVFDTADYIRPISFSLRFEINDAESGPVLDEGWPTALKQFIPFFKDCGEDDICVTDLVLQAHMDISGTRQKPFVVRSPRRRLAVVVQLENRLENAYNTSLTLQYSRNLHFSSLSIRDETQVKIECTALSSNSHSCNVSYPVFRSQSKLNLMLEFEFSCTSLISKIQMKLEAFSDSVELEETLADNLVQLQTVVRYEPDLFITSESNLNRYEVHPTRTASEGTGPEFYTHFRLQNLGCYVVRNLELWVNLPSVAAGEGLFMSVVDVFSHNASGVNCSIRSDLSQLQNSQKDVRPLHPEDMLKTEKLNCSRSWCVEVVCQVQQLLGGQSALIRITRRVHDDFFRQAKFKAVQIVGSYRIAAKESSLVTLGSAAIWRETVLEVLKGRTIPISLWILIGSIIGGLLLLALIIFILWKLGFFARKQKNDENENVDE